A window of the Streptomyces sp. NBC_00250 genome harbors these coding sequences:
- a CDS encoding Bug family tripartite tricarboxylate transporter substrate binding protein, protein MRLRTPFALLGAALLVLAGPPLLSPGSGSDTGTQIPGLRFMVPNTPGGGYDITARTAAKNAEEAGLTSDIEVFNLPGAGGTVGLTRLVGERGNGRLAMSMGLGVVGAVHTNETPRTLADTTPIARLTEEQDIVVVGKDSPYKTIQDLLTDWKKNPGKLPVGGGSSPGGPDHLAPMLMAQAAGIAPKDVNYVPFDGGGELLASILGDKVAFGVSGVGEYLDQIKAGELRLLAVTGPKRVPGLDAPTLREAGLDTEFTNWRGIVAPPGLSDAERDKLVTLVTELHDSPQWRESLKTHGWNDAFLPGEEFGAFLAEQDRRVGSVLKELGL, encoded by the coding sequence GTGCGGTTGCGCACCCCCTTCGCCCTCCTCGGGGCCGCGCTCCTGGTGCTGGCGGGTCCGCCACTGCTCAGTCCCGGCAGCGGCTCCGACACCGGCACCCAGATACCCGGCCTGCGGTTCATGGTCCCCAACACCCCCGGCGGCGGATACGACATCACCGCCCGCACCGCCGCCAAGAACGCCGAGGAGGCCGGCCTCACCAGTGACATCGAGGTCTTCAACCTGCCCGGCGCGGGCGGCACCGTCGGCCTCACCCGGCTCGTCGGCGAACGCGGCAACGGCCGCCTCGCCATGTCCATGGGCCTCGGCGTCGTCGGCGCCGTCCACACCAACGAGACCCCCAGAACCCTCGCCGACACCACCCCGATCGCCCGGCTCACCGAAGAGCAGGACATCGTCGTGGTCGGCAAGGACTCCCCGTACAAGACCATCCAGGACCTCCTCACGGACTGGAAGAAGAACCCCGGCAAGCTCCCCGTCGGCGGCGGCTCCTCGCCCGGCGGCCCCGACCACCTCGCCCCGATGCTGATGGCCCAGGCCGCCGGGATCGCCCCGAAGGACGTCAACTACGTCCCCTTCGACGGCGGCGGCGAGCTCCTCGCCTCGATCCTCGGCGACAAGGTCGCCTTCGGCGTCTCCGGCGTCGGCGAGTACCTCGACCAGATCAAGGCGGGCGAGCTGCGCCTGCTCGCCGTCACCGGACCGAAGCGGGTCCCCGGGCTCGACGCCCCCACCCTCCGCGAGGCGGGTCTCGACACCGAGTTCACCAACTGGCGCGGCATCGTCGCCCCGCCCGGCCTCTCCGACGCCGAACGCGACAAGCTCGTCACCCTGGTGACGGAACTGCACGACTCCCCGCAGTGGCGCGAGTCGCTGAAGACCCACGGCTGGAACGACGCCTTCCTGCCCGGCGAGGAGTTCGGAGCCTTCCTCGCCGAGCAGGACCGCCGCGTCGGCTCCGTACTGAAGGAGCTCGGCCTGTGA
- a CDS encoding tripartite tricarboxylate transporter TctB family protein, translating into MNTPSSGAKRENVASWLRERSELGVGVLLFALGVLVLTDALTLDADLAGRGPVGPATVPLVVGCGLLVVAVLLSVDVLRGGRGEAEAGEDVDLTEPADWRTVLLLAGVFLAFAVLIGPVGFPVAGALLFWGAAYALGSRHHHRDPLIAAALSLLTYVVFDKLLGVPLPGGPLMGVI; encoded by the coding sequence GTGAACACCCCGTCCTCGGGCGCCAAGAGGGAGAACGTCGCGTCCTGGCTGCGTGAGCGGTCCGAACTCGGCGTCGGGGTCCTGCTGTTCGCCCTCGGCGTGCTCGTCCTCACCGACGCCCTCACCCTCGACGCCGACCTCGCGGGCCGCGGCCCCGTCGGCCCCGCCACCGTCCCCCTCGTCGTCGGCTGCGGACTGCTCGTGGTCGCCGTCCTCCTCTCCGTCGACGTCCTGCGCGGCGGCCGCGGCGAGGCCGAGGCCGGCGAGGACGTCGACCTGACCGAGCCCGCCGACTGGCGCACGGTCCTGCTCCTCGCCGGGGTCTTCCTCGCCTTCGCCGTCCTCATCGGACCCGTCGGCTTCCCCGTCGCCGGAGCGCTCCTCTTCTGGGGCGCCGCCTACGCCCTCGGCAGCCGCCACCACCACCGCGACCCGCTGATCGCGGCCGCCCTCTCGCTCCTGACCTACGTCGTCTTCGACAAGCTGCTCGGCGTCCCGCTGCCCGGCGGTCCGCTGATGGGAGTGATCTGA